A window of the Sphingomonas piscis genome harbors these coding sequences:
- the folK gene encoding 2-amino-4-hydroxy-6-hydroxymethyldihydropteridine diphosphokinase has translation MAPRNGEGVSHLYAIALGSNRPHGRFGAPASVIEAAIARLDRQFDLFDASEIMLNPARGLRGRDFANAVALVESGAEPSAMLTCLKGIEREFGRRPGKRWGDRVLDLDILAWSGGAFHSSGLSIPHRRLAERPFALEPLASIAPNWPLDGALTARHLAHRLARRRPRG, from the coding sequence TTGGCTCCTCGCAATGGCGAGGGTGTGTCACACCTTTACGCCATCGCTCTGGGTTCAAACCGCCCGCACGGCCGCTTCGGCGCGCCCGCCAGCGTGATCGAAGCGGCAATTGCACGGCTCGATCGTCAATTCGACCTGTTCGACGCGTCGGAGATCATGCTGAATCCGGCACGCGGACTGCGAGGCCGGGATTTCGCCAACGCCGTGGCATTGGTTGAAAGCGGTGCCGAGCCGTCGGCCATGCTGACGTGCTTGAAGGGCATTGAGCGGGAGTTTGGACGCCGGCCTGGCAAACGCTGGGGCGATCGCGTCCTCGATCTCGACATTCTCGCATGGAGCGGCGGCGCCTTCCACAGCAGCGGCCTTTCGATCCCTCACCGGCGTCTCGCCGAACGCCCTTTTGCGCTGGAGCCGCTCGCTTCGATCGCTCCCAATTGGCCGCTTGATGGCGCACTGACTGCCCGCCATCTCGCCCACCGCCTTGCCCGACGCCGCCCGCGCGGCTAA
- a CDS encoding thioredoxin family protein — protein MKKLTLSLVAASILSAAPGSASAPAPRIAVKTVDQLAPLPLPYNEAANGTRDVVQTRARAKKNGKLLLIDLGGNWCLDCRILAGVMERPEMRTFLRRHYEVVTVDVGRFDKNMAIPQHYGIKKLAGVPAVLIVDPRTDRLINAGRVTALADARTLSPQALADWLARWTR, from the coding sequence ATGAAGAAGCTGACGCTCTCTCTTGTTGCCGCAAGCATACTGTCTGCCGCTCCGGGAAGCGCATCCGCGCCTGCCCCGCGCATCGCGGTCAAGACGGTCGACCAGCTCGCCCCGCTACCACTGCCCTATAACGAAGCCGCCAACGGCACTCGCGACGTCGTTCAGACGAGGGCGCGCGCCAAGAAGAATGGCAAGCTTCTGCTCATCGATCTGGGCGGCAACTGGTGTCTAGATTGCCGTATTCTCGCCGGCGTGATGGAACGCCCTGAAATGCGGACCTTCCTCCGCCGCCATTATGAGGTGGTCACGGTGGACGTTGGCCGCTTCGACAAGAACATGGCGATTCCCCAGCACTACGGGATCAAGAAGCTTGCAGGCGTTCCCGCCGTCCTGATCGTCGATCCCCGCACCGACCGCCTGATCAATGCCGGCCGAGTGACCGCCTTAGCCGACGCACGAACGCTTAGTCCGCAGGCGCTCGCCGATTGGCTGGCCCGTTGGACCCGCTAG
- a CDS encoding MBL fold metallo-hydrolase: MSKRNPYYQGPPSDHFDGVRFFNPGEPATDRSLMDVLRWRRTSRRAHWPARVPVTPTIPDKRVDGIRVTMVGHATLLIQQSGLNILTDPVWSDRASPLSFAGPKRVTAPGIDLDSLPPIDAILLSHNHYDHLDMATLATLCRKHDPLVVTPLGNDTIIRRHIPGARISAGDWGDECTILSGASVHIVPALHWSSRTMRDRRMALWGGFVIHAGGSQVYFAGDTGYGTGKIFRDIRGRFGPIDCALIPIGAYEPRWFMSAQHVDPDEAIQIMRDLDAAQAGGIHWGTFALTDEPWAEPAERLSAGLRREGIDPHRFRPLKPGDVLATE, from the coding sequence ATGTCGAAGAGAAATCCGTACTATCAGGGCCCACCGTCGGATCACTTCGACGGTGTTCGTTTCTTCAATCCTGGCGAGCCCGCCACCGATCGTTCCCTGATGGATGTGCTACGCTGGCGCCGCACCTCGCGGCGCGCTCACTGGCCAGCCCGCGTGCCCGTAACGCCAACCATCCCGGACAAGAGGGTCGACGGCATCAGGGTGACCATGGTCGGGCATGCCACGCTCCTCATCCAGCAGTCAGGACTGAACATCCTGACCGATCCGGTCTGGTCCGACCGTGCAAGCCCCCTCTCGTTTGCCGGTCCTAAGCGCGTGACGGCACCCGGAATCGACCTGGATTCCCTTCCGCCGATCGACGCGATCCTGCTGTCGCACAATCATTACGATCACCTCGACATGGCAACGCTTGCCACATTGTGTCGCAAGCACGACCCGCTTGTCGTTACGCCGCTCGGCAACGACACGATTATCCGGCGGCACATTCCCGGCGCCAGGATCTCGGCGGGCGACTGGGGCGACGAATGTACGATCCTGTCGGGGGCTTCGGTCCATATCGTGCCGGCCCTGCATTGGTCGTCACGAACGATGCGCGACCGCCGAATGGCGTTGTGGGGCGGGTTCGTGATCCACGCGGGCGGCTCCCAGGTCTATTTTGCGGGTGACACGGGCTATGGCACCGGGAAGATCTTTCGGGACATTCGCGGCCGTTTCGGTCCAATCGATTGCGCCCTGATCCCCATCGGCGCGTATGAGCCGCGGTGGTTCATGTCGGCACAGCACGTCGATCCGGACGAGGCCATTCAGATAATGCGCGATCTCGACGCTGCTCAAGCGGGTGGCATTCACTGGGGGACCTTCGCCCTGACGGACGAGCCTTGGGCTGAGCCAGCCGAGCGATTGTCAGCCGGCCTGCGGCGAGAAGGCATCGATCCCCACCGATTCAGGCCACTCAAGCCTGGCGACGTCCTCGCCACGGAGTGA
- a CDS encoding AMP nucleosidase: MTELSDISGIIDQLCDVYDSSVANLKDAVAAFARDGTKPDPQDRANGRFAYPELQVRYDASAPAPSPARAFARLNQPGYYTASIARPELYRTYLQTQLEHLVRDYHVELSVGRSPSEIPYPYVIDAGQLELGGIGSTELSRWFPSSELVHIGDEIADGAWDPAGSATRPLSLFDGPRTDFSLARLRHYSGTPPEHFQHYVLFTNYVRYVDEFVRFAINELREPDSPYTALSVPGGVYEPGQLANAEAEIAAGTWRRHQMPAYHLMAKGRAGITLVNIGVGPSNAKTICDHIAVLRPQVWLMIGHCGGLRPSQRIGDYVLAHAYLRDDHVLDDVLPVEIPVPPIAEVQQALFDAAVNVTGEPEDELKSRLRTGTVVTTDDRNWELRYTLSALRFNQSRAAAIDMESATVAAQGYRFRVPYGTLLCVSDKPLHGELKLPGQANAFYERAINQHLRIGIEALTLLQKEGDALHSRKLRSFDEPPLR; this comes from the coding sequence GTGACTGAACTTTCCGACATTTCCGGCATCATCGATCAGCTCTGCGACGTCTACGATTCGTCCGTCGCCAATCTGAAGGACGCCGTCGCCGCGTTCGCTCGCGACGGCACCAAGCCTGATCCGCAGGACCGTGCCAACGGTCGCTTCGCCTATCCCGAGCTGCAGGTGCGCTACGATGCCTCCGCGCCGGCACCTTCGCCGGCGCGCGCCTTCGCTCGCCTCAACCAGCCGGGCTATTACACGGCGAGCATCGCCAGGCCTGAACTTTACCGCACCTATCTCCAGACCCAGCTCGAACATCTAGTCCGCGACTATCATGTCGAACTGTCGGTTGGTCGGTCTCCAAGCGAAATCCCCTACCCTTACGTGATCGATGCCGGGCAACTCGAGCTTGGCGGCATCGGCAGCACCGAGCTTTCCCGCTGGTTTCCGTCGAGCGAGCTGGTGCACATCGGCGACGAGATTGCGGACGGCGCGTGGGATCCGGCGGGGAGCGCGACGCGACCGCTGTCGCTGTTCGACGGTCCGCGGACCGACTTCAGCCTGGCTCGGCTGCGCCACTACAGCGGGACGCCCCCGGAGCACTTCCAGCATTATGTGCTGTTCACCAACTATGTTCGCTACGTCGACGAATTCGTCCGTTTTGCGATCAACGAACTGCGCGAACCGGACAGCCCCTATACGGCCCTTTCGGTACCCGGCGGCGTATATGAACCCGGTCAGCTGGCCAATGCCGAAGCGGAAATTGCCGCGGGGACTTGGCGGCGGCACCAGATGCCAGCCTACCACCTGATGGCCAAGGGCCGCGCCGGCATCACTCTTGTGAACATCGGAGTCGGCCCATCCAACGCCAAGACGATCTGCGATCATATCGCGGTACTCCGCCCGCAGGTTTGGCTGATGATCGGGCATTGCGGCGGGCTCCGTCCCAGCCAGCGGATCGGCGATTACGTTCTCGCTCACGCTTATTTGCGCGACGACCACGTCCTCGACGACGTTCTTCCGGTGGAAATCCCGGTGCCCCCGATCGCGGAGGTCCAGCAGGCCTTGTTCGATGCCGCGGTGAACGTCACCGGCGAGCCGGAGGACGAACTGAAGTCGAGGCTTCGAACCGGCACGGTGGTGACTACCGACGACCGCAATTGGGAGCTCCGCTACACATTGTCGGCGCTCCGCTTCAACCAGAGCAGGGCGGCGGCGATCGACATGGAGTCGGCGACCGTGGCAGCGCAGGGTTATCGCTTCCGCGTGCCCTACGGCACCCTGCTGTGCGTCTCGGACAAGCCGCTACACGGCGAGCTCAAATTGCCCGGCCAAGCCAACGCCTTCTACGAACGCGCGATCAACCAGCACCTGAGGATCGGCATCGAGGCGCTGACCCTCCTTCAGAAGGAAGGGGACGCCCTCCACAGTCGCAAGCTCCGCAGCTTCGACGAGCCGCCGCTGCGCTAA
- a CDS encoding uracil-DNA glycosylase, whose translation MLQPADLSPVPAAEAPRDCPLCPRLVDFREECRAEYPEWWNAPVPAFGDPNAWLAIVGLAPGKHGANRTGRPFTGDFAGELLYATLLKFGLAEGKYRADPADGLRLKGAVILNAVKCLPPANKPEPAEIATCRRYFEASLMALPKVRVLLALGQIAHVAAARAVGVKPSAVKFRHGAEAQAADGRILLSSYHCSRYNQNTNRLNAEMFERVFARALELQP comes from the coding sequence GTGCTTCAGCCCGCCGACCTCTCGCCCGTACCTGCAGCGGAAGCGCCGCGCGATTGCCCACTCTGCCCCAGGCTGGTCGACTTTCGTGAAGAATGCCGCGCTGAATATCCCGAATGGTGGAACGCGCCCGTTCCCGCGTTTGGTGATCCAAACGCCTGGCTGGCAATCGTCGGCCTTGCGCCCGGTAAGCATGGCGCCAACCGAACCGGCCGCCCGTTCACCGGCGATTTCGCAGGCGAGCTTCTCTACGCGACCTTGCTGAAGTTCGGACTTGCAGAGGGCAAGTATCGCGCCGACCCAGCCGACGGGCTGAGGCTCAAGGGTGCGGTGATCCTTAACGCCGTCAAATGCCTGCCACCCGCCAACAAGCCCGAGCCGGCCGAGATCGCGACGTGCCGCCGCTATTTCGAAGCATCGTTGATGGCGCTTCCGAAGGTTCGGGTGCTACTCGCACTCGGTCAAATCGCTCACGTCGCCGCTGCCAGGGCTGTCGGCGTGAAGCCGTCGGCGGTGAAGTTCCGGCATGGTGCCGAGGCACAAGCAGCCGACGGCCGCATCCTGCTGTCGAGCTACCATTGCTCCCGCTACAATCAGAATACGAACCGCCTCAACGCTGAGATGTTCGAGCGCGTGTTCGCTCGTGCGCTGGAGCTACAGCCCTAG